A region of Leifsonia xyli DNA encodes the following proteins:
- a CDS encoding LacI family transcriptional regulator, producing MDEHGPEAERALSIRDIARLAGVSRQTVSRVLNGERYIKPSTEAQVRKVIEEHGWRPNSAARALATSRSKTIGVLVSGRSHYGPFSAAAAIDEAARARGYAILSATLAHEDDATMSEALDSFAAQGVEGVVVIAPQQRAHEALQRVAVRIPFVSLHWRDPGDGRVAALDQEAGARLAMQHLIGLGHTRIVHLAGPQDWSEAEDRMRGFLASLDEHDLPVTAPMLGDWTADLGYEIGLKILDHPDFTAVFASNDQMALGLLHAAADLGLSVPEDVSIVGFDDIPEAKHYDPPLTTIRQDFSWLGARAIDVLLAQIEGDADGPPPEFPVPQLVVRKSTGPPRVAG from the coding sequence ATGGACGAGCACGGACCCGAGGCAGAGCGCGCGCTCTCGATCCGGGACATCGCCCGGCTGGCCGGGGTGTCCCGGCAGACGGTGTCGCGCGTGCTCAACGGCGAGCGCTACATCAAGCCGTCCACCGAGGCGCAGGTCCGCAAGGTCATCGAGGAGCACGGGTGGCGGCCGAACAGCGCGGCACGGGCTCTGGCGACGTCGCGGTCGAAGACCATCGGCGTGCTCGTCTCCGGCCGCTCTCACTACGGGCCGTTCAGCGCCGCAGCGGCGATCGACGAGGCGGCGCGGGCGCGCGGGTACGCCATCCTGTCCGCGACGCTGGCCCACGAGGACGACGCGACGATGTCCGAGGCCCTGGACTCCTTCGCCGCCCAGGGCGTGGAAGGCGTCGTCGTGATCGCCCCCCAACAGCGCGCGCACGAGGCGCTGCAGCGTGTGGCGGTGCGCATCCCGTTCGTCAGCCTGCACTGGAGGGACCCCGGCGACGGGCGGGTGGCGGCCCTGGATCAGGAGGCGGGCGCGCGGCTGGCGATGCAGCACCTGATCGGGCTCGGGCACACCCGGATCGTGCACCTTGCGGGCCCGCAGGACTGGAGCGAGGCGGAGGACCGCATGCGCGGCTTCCTGGCGTCCCTCGACGAGCACGACCTGCCGGTGACGGCGCCGATGCTGGGCGACTGGACGGCCGACCTGGGCTACGAGATCGGCCTCAAGATCCTCGACCACCCGGACTTCACGGCGGTCTTCGCCTCCAACGACCAAATGGCGCTCGGCCTCCTCCACGCGGCGGCCGACCTGGGCCTCTCGGTGCCGGAGGACGTCAGCATCGTCGGCTTCGACGACATCCCGGAGGCCAAGCACTACGACCCCCCGCTCACCACCATCCGCCAGGACTTCAGCTGGCTCGGCGCGCGCGCGATCGACGTGCTGCTTGCGCAGATCGAAGGGGATGCGGACGGGCCACCGCCGGAGTTCCCGGTGCCGCAGCTCGTGGTGCGGAAGAGCACGGGGCCGCCGCGGGTAGCTGGGTGA
- a CDS encoding sugar ABC transporter substrate-binding protein, with translation MKIRKVGLAAVALGVAVALAACSGGRGGGSDSSSDNKGALVGVAMPTKVSERWIADGNAVKSDLQKNGYKVDLEYANNDIPTQVQQVNTMITKGAKVLIIASIDGGSLTDQLDAAAKAGIKVISYDRLLTGDKNVDYYVSFDNYKVGVYQANSLLTGLGVLDKDGKKTGKKGPFNIEVFAGSPDDNNATFFYNGAMDTLKPYISDGTLVVKSGQTNFNQVAILRWDPATAKARMQDLVAKSYSTGATVQGVLSPYDGLSDGILSALEGAGYGQGGKQLPIITGQDAEVASVKQIIAGTQYSTIYKDTRKLANEAAKMANDVLSGKKPEVNDTKSYDNKVKVVPSYLFQPVVVTKDNYKEVLVDSGYYKESDLQ, from the coding sequence GTGAAGATCAGGAAAGTCGGACTCGCCGCCGTCGCACTCGGCGTCGCAGTCGCACTGGCCGCATGCTCGGGAGGCCGCGGAGGCGGTTCGGACTCGAGCTCCGACAACAAGGGCGCGCTCGTCGGCGTCGCCATGCCGACCAAGGTGTCCGAGCGCTGGATCGCGGACGGCAACGCCGTGAAGTCGGACCTGCAGAAGAACGGCTACAAGGTCGACCTGGAGTACGCGAACAACGACATCCCGACCCAGGTGCAGCAGGTCAACACGATGATCACCAAGGGCGCCAAGGTCCTGATCATCGCGTCGATCGACGGCGGGTCGCTCACCGACCAGCTCGACGCCGCGGCGAAGGCCGGCATCAAGGTCATCTCGTACGACCGCCTCCTCACCGGCGACAAGAACGTCGACTACTACGTCTCGTTCGACAACTACAAGGTCGGCGTCTACCAGGCGAACTCGCTGCTCACCGGCCTCGGCGTCCTCGACAAGGACGGCAAGAAGACAGGCAAGAAGGGTCCGTTCAACATCGAGGTGTTCGCCGGAAGCCCCGACGACAACAACGCGACGTTCTTCTACAACGGCGCGATGGACACGCTGAAGCCGTACATCTCCGACGGGACGCTGGTCGTCAAGAGCGGCCAGACCAACTTCAACCAGGTCGCCATCCTGCGCTGGGATCCCGCGACCGCGAAGGCCCGCATGCAGGACCTCGTCGCCAAGTCGTACTCGACTGGCGCGACCGTGCAGGGAGTCCTCTCGCCCTATGACGGCCTCTCCGACGGCATCCTGAGCGCGCTCGAGGGCGCCGGTTACGGCCAGGGCGGCAAGCAGCTCCCGATCATCACCGGTCAGGACGCCGAGGTCGCCAGCGTGAAGCAGATCATCGCGGGCACGCAGTACTCGACCATCTACAAGGACACCCGCAAGCTCGCGAACGAGGCCGCCAAGATGGCCAACGACGTGCTCTCCGGCAAGAAGCCCGAGGTGAACGACACCAAGAGCTACGACAACAAGGTCAAGGTCGTCCCGAGCTACCTGTTCCAGCCGGTGGTCGTGACCAAGGACAACTACAAAGAGGTCCTGGTCGACAGCGGCTACTACAAGGAATCCGACCTGCAGTAA
- a CDS encoding ABC transporter ATP-binding protein gives MSNTILEMRNISKSFPGVKALQDVSISVEEGSVHAICGENGAGKSTLMKVLSGVYPHGTFEGEIVMNGEPVEFRSINDSEAAGIGIIHQELALSPYLSIAENIYLGNERQKRGFIDWNETNLDAAKLLARVGLNENPITKIKDIGVGKQQLVEIAKALSKSVKILILDEPTAALNDDDSAHLLELIRQLQSHGMTAIIISHKLNEIKAIADRVTIIRDGRTIETLEMGKDASEERIIKGMVGRDVASRFPDHVPHIGEELLRVENWTVHHPLDRTRKVVDDVSFTVRAGEIVGIAGLMGAGRTELAMSIFGRSYGVGISGQVYKRGKPISVSTVSKAIENGIAYSTEDRKRFGLNLIDNIQRNISIAALDKLVNWFKFVNEQRESLVAEEYRRSMNIKTPNVLALTGKLSGGNQQKVVLSKWMYSDPEVLILDEPTRGIDVGAKYEIYTIIDRLADQGKGIVVISSELPELLGICDRIYTLSEGRITADVPREKATAEYLMQFMTKEREKNNA, from the coding sequence ATGTCCAACACGATTCTCGAGATGCGCAACATCTCGAAGTCCTTCCCCGGAGTCAAAGCGCTCCAAGATGTGTCGATCAGTGTCGAGGAGGGCTCCGTCCACGCGATCTGCGGGGAGAACGGCGCCGGCAAGTCCACGCTGATGAAGGTGCTGTCGGGGGTCTACCCGCACGGTACCTTCGAAGGCGAGATCGTCATGAACGGCGAGCCCGTCGAGTTCCGTTCGATCAACGACTCGGAAGCCGCCGGCATCGGCATCATCCACCAGGAGCTGGCGCTGTCGCCGTACCTGTCGATCGCCGAGAACATCTACCTCGGCAACGAGCGGCAGAAGCGCGGGTTCATCGACTGGAACGAGACCAACCTCGATGCGGCGAAGCTGCTCGCCCGCGTCGGTCTGAACGAGAACCCGATCACCAAGATCAAGGACATCGGAGTCGGCAAGCAGCAGCTCGTGGAGATCGCGAAGGCGCTGTCGAAGTCGGTGAAGATCCTCATCCTCGACGAGCCGACGGCGGCGCTCAACGACGACGACTCGGCGCACCTGCTGGAGCTGATCCGTCAGCTGCAGTCGCACGGCATGACGGCGATCATCATCAGCCACAAGCTCAACGAGATCAAGGCGATCGCCGACCGGGTGACCATCATCCGCGACGGCCGCACGATCGAGACACTCGAGATGGGGAAGGACGCCAGCGAGGAGCGCATCATCAAGGGGATGGTCGGCCGGGATGTGGCGAGCCGCTTCCCGGACCACGTGCCGCACATCGGCGAGGAGCTGCTCCGCGTCGAGAACTGGACGGTGCACCATCCCCTCGACCGCACCCGCAAGGTCGTCGACGACGTGAGCTTCACCGTGCGCGCGGGCGAGATCGTCGGCATCGCGGGCCTCATGGGCGCCGGCCGTACCGAGCTCGCGATGAGCATCTTCGGGCGCAGCTACGGCGTCGGGATCAGCGGCCAGGTCTACAAGCGCGGCAAGCCGATCTCGGTGAGCACGGTGTCGAAGGCGATCGAGAACGGCATCGCCTACTCGACCGAGGACCGCAAGCGCTTCGGCCTCAACCTGATCGACAACATCCAGCGCAACATCTCGATCGCGGCGCTCGACAAGCTCGTCAACTGGTTCAAGTTCGTCAACGAGCAGCGCGAGTCGCTGGTCGCGGAGGAGTACCGCCGCTCGATGAACATCAAGACGCCGAACGTGCTGGCGCTGACGGGGAAGCTCTCCGGCGGCAACCAGCAGAAGGTCGTGCTGTCGAAGTGGATGTACTCCGACCCCGAGGTGCTGATCCTCGACGAGCCCACCCGCGGCATCGATGTGGGGGCGAAGTACGAGATCTACACGATCATCGACCGGCTCGCCGACCAGGGGAAGGGCATCGTCGTCATCTCCTCCGAGCTGCCGGAGCTCCTCGGCATCTGCGATCGCATCTACACGCTCAGCGAGGGACGGATCACCGCCGACGTGCCGCGCGAGAAGGCGACGGCCGAATACCTCATGCAATTCATGACCAAGGAACGCGAGAAGAACAACGCATGA
- a CDS encoding sugar ABC transporter permease, translating into MKPLTKALNYLAGQLRQIGLFITLIAIVVFFQIATSGITLAPINVSNLIVQNSYILILAIGMVMVIIAGHIDLSVGSVVAFIGAMAGVFISNWHLPWPLAVFFCLVLGALVGAWQGFWIAYFGIPAFIVTLAGMLAFRGAAQIALGNQQISFFPKEFRAIGSGFLPAFGTTGYEPLTMVLGLLASAAILYTSIRQRAVRRKYDLEDEPLWWFIVKLVFLVALVLVMTLLLASYNGTPIVLIILAVLVVAYSAVMNRSVFGRHIYAIGGNLQAAALSGVKTKRVTFLLFVNMGVLSAVAGLVFTAGLNLASPSAGNGFELDAISAVFIGGAAVTGGIGTVTGAIIGGLIIGVLNNGMSILGIDSDYQLLIKGLVLLAAVAFDVYNKRRSVGQ; encoded by the coding sequence ATGAAACCGCTCACCAAAGCACTCAACTACCTGGCCGGGCAGCTGCGTCAGATCGGGCTGTTCATCACGCTGATCGCGATCGTGGTCTTCTTCCAGATCGCGACGAGCGGGATCACGCTGGCGCCGATCAACGTGTCGAACCTGATCGTGCAGAACAGCTACATCCTGATCCTGGCGATCGGCATGGTCATGGTGATCATCGCGGGCCACATCGACCTGTCGGTCGGCAGCGTGGTCGCGTTCATCGGCGCGATGGCCGGCGTGTTCATCTCGAACTGGCACTTGCCGTGGCCCCTGGCGGTGTTCTTCTGCCTGGTGCTCGGCGCCCTGGTCGGCGCCTGGCAGGGGTTCTGGATCGCGTACTTCGGCATCCCCGCGTTCATCGTGACGCTGGCCGGCATGCTGGCGTTCCGCGGCGCGGCGCAGATCGCGCTCGGCAACCAGCAGATCTCGTTCTTCCCGAAGGAGTTCCGGGCCATCGGCTCGGGCTTCCTGCCCGCCTTCGGGACGACCGGCTACGAACCGCTGACGATGGTCCTCGGCCTGTTGGCCAGCGCCGCGATCCTGTACACGTCGATCCGCCAGCGCGCTGTTCGCCGCAAGTACGACCTCGAGGACGAGCCGCTGTGGTGGTTCATCGTGAAGCTCGTCTTCCTGGTGGCGCTGGTGCTCGTGATGACGCTGCTGCTCGCGAGCTACAACGGCACCCCGATCGTGCTGATCATCCTCGCCGTGCTGGTGGTGGCCTACTCGGCGGTGATGAACAGGTCGGTGTTCGGCCGTCATATCTACGCCATCGGCGGCAACCTGCAGGCCGCAGCGCTGTCGGGCGTCAAGACCAAGCGCGTGACGTTCCTGCTGTTCGTCAACATGGGCGTGCTCTCGGCGGTCGCGGGTCTCGTCTTCACCGCCGGCCTCAACCTCGCCAGCCCCAGTGCGGGCAACGGGTTCGAGCTGGATGCGATCTCCGCGGTGTTCATCGGAGGCGCGGCGGTGACGGGCGGTATCGGCACGGTGACCGGCGCGATCATCGGTGGTCTGATCATCGGCGTGCTCAACAACGGCATGTCGATCCTCGGCATCGACAGCGACTACCAGCTGCTCATCAAGGGCCTGGTGCTGCTGGCGGCCGTGGCGTTCGACGTCTACAACAAGCGGCGGTCGGTGGGTCAGTAG
- a CDS encoding transcriptional regulator: MAATIRDVARIAGVTPSTVSYALSGKRAISEETRERIQKAIVELDFTPNAGARALALSQTNVLGLFLQFQEDEFAPAMLQYVLPVSTTARTHGFDLLMVTDPDVEAAIRRTTSSAMVDGVVLLDVTYDDPRLEPLRQTRQPVALIGYARDAEGFDAVDLDFGEAARIALDHLAELGHREILLVTPPRHVSERGGSYAWRFRDSAAERAARHGIQLHIVEGDSRQPALGEALTSALDRFPRATAIVVHNDATIAALPSLLRERGISVPDDLSVVGMFSAEFGNSFSLPYTAVDTRPEVLGEWAVSRLVERIADPDGADAPQVRLIEPGFVDRGSTRAVS; the protein is encoded by the coding sequence ATGGCGGCGACGATCCGGGACGTGGCGCGCATCGCGGGCGTCACCCCGAGCACCGTCTCGTACGCGCTGTCCGGGAAGCGCGCGATCTCCGAGGAGACGCGGGAGCGCATCCAGAAGGCCATCGTCGAGCTCGACTTCACGCCCAACGCCGGGGCGCGAGCGCTGGCCCTCTCGCAGACGAACGTCTTGGGCCTCTTCCTGCAGTTCCAGGAGGACGAGTTCGCGCCGGCGATGCTGCAGTACGTGCTCCCCGTCTCCACCACGGCGCGCACCCACGGCTTCGATCTGCTGATGGTGACCGATCCGGATGTGGAGGCGGCCATCCGGCGCACGACATCGTCGGCCATGGTGGACGGCGTCGTGCTCCTCGACGTGACCTACGACGACCCGCGGCTCGAACCGCTGCGGCAGACGCGGCAGCCGGTCGCCTTGATCGGCTACGCCCGCGACGCCGAGGGCTTCGATGCGGTCGACCTCGATTTCGGCGAGGCCGCGCGGATCGCGCTGGACCACCTCGCCGAGCTGGGCCACCGCGAGATCCTGCTCGTCACCCCGCCGCGCCACGTCTCGGAGCGCGGCGGCTCGTACGCCTGGCGGTTCCGCGATTCCGCGGCCGAGCGCGCGGCGCGGCACGGCATCCAGCTCCACATCGTCGAGGGCGACTCGCGGCAGCCGGCGCTCGGCGAGGCGTTGACCTCGGCGCTCGACCGGTTCCCGCGCGCGACCGCGATCGTGGTGCACAACGACGCCACGATCGCCGCGCTGCCCTCGCTGTTGCGGGAGCGCGGGATCTCCGTGCCGGACGACCTCTCGGTGGTCGGCATGTTCTCGGCGGAGTTCGGCAACTCCTTCTCCCTGCCGTACACGGCGGTGGACACGCGGCCCGAGGTGCTGGGGGAGTGGGCGGTCTCGCGGCTGGTCGAGCGCATCGCCGACCCCGACGGCGCGGACGCGCCGCAGGTGCGCCTCATCGAGCCGGGCTTCGTCGACCGAGGCAGCACGCGCGCAGTCTCCTGA
- a CDS encoding transcriptional regulator — MAVTITDVARAAGVSTSTVSYALSGKRSISDDTRRRIDEAITSLGFIVNAGARALATSQTMVVGLFTQFHADEFAPAMFEYILPVSDTARELGYDILLVTELDSVSALRRVTSSGMVDGVVLLDVVHEDPRLTALREAPQPGALVGLPKHTEGLDVFDLDFGESARMLVDHLHARGHREIIVVSPPLHVFERGGAYGWRFRDAALERGARYGLQMHAYYGESRQPEIGRSINAMLDARPSATALIVHNDATIAALPSVLTARGVRVPDDLSVVSLYATNFGRAFSLPYTAVESSPDELGRSAVRQLVRRITSPDLAGPAVTRFVAPELTDRGSTR; from the coding sequence ATGGCCGTCACCATCACCGATGTGGCCCGCGCTGCCGGCGTCTCCACGAGCACCGTCTCCTACGCGCTCTCGGGCAAGCGGTCCATCTCCGACGACACCCGGCGCCGCATCGACGAGGCCATCACCTCCCTCGGCTTCATCGTCAACGCCGGCGCCCGCGCCCTGGCGACCTCGCAGACCATGGTGGTCGGCCTGTTCACGCAGTTCCACGCCGACGAGTTCGCCCCGGCGATGTTCGAGTACATCCTCCCGGTGTCCGACACGGCCCGCGAGCTCGGCTACGACATCCTGCTGGTCACCGAGCTCGACAGCGTCTCGGCGCTGCGCCGCGTGACCAGCTCCGGGATGGTGGACGGGGTCGTGCTCCTCGACGTCGTGCATGAGGACCCACGCCTGACGGCCCTCCGCGAGGCGCCGCAGCCCGGGGCCCTGGTCGGGCTGCCGAAGCACACCGAAGGCCTCGACGTGTTCGACCTCGATTTCGGGGAGTCGGCGCGCATGCTCGTCGACCACCTGCACGCTCGCGGCCACCGCGAGATCATCGTCGTGTCCCCGCCGCTGCACGTGTTCGAGCGCGGCGGCGCCTATGGCTGGCGCTTCCGCGACGCTGCGCTTGAGCGCGGCGCCCGCTACGGCCTCCAGATGCATGCCTATTACGGCGAGTCCCGCCAGCCGGAGATCGGCCGCAGCATCAACGCGATGCTCGACGCCCGGCCGAGCGCCACCGCGCTCATCGTCCACAACGACGCCACGATCGCGGCGCTCCCGTCGGTGCTGACCGCCCGCGGCGTCCGCGTCCCCGACGACCTCTCCGTCGTCAGCCTGTATGCCACCAACTTCGGCCGGGCCTTCTCGCTGCCCTACACGGCGGTCGAGAGCTCACCCGACGAGCTGGGCCGCTCCGCGGTCCGGCAGCTCGTCCGGCGGATCACCTCCCCCGATCTCGCCGGCCCGGCGGTGACGAGATTCGTCGCCCCGGAACTCACCGACCGCGGGAGCACCCGATGA
- a CDS encoding ABC transporter substrate-binding protein, with product MHDSRRNTVITKKTSRLVGAAVVAVAVVAGVAACSGSGSGSGSSAGGTYTFWDPYPQFDASADWTKLVEQCGTDAGVTIKRTGYDTSDLTNKALLAGQQGNSPDLLLVDNPVVSTLADAGILTSTAENKLDTSEIQKNILAAGQLDGKTYGVPIGANTLALYYNKAVLNAAGVDIATVKDWSSLTDALAKVTAAGKKGITFSAIGTEEGSFQFLPWFWGSGADLKKLDSDDAVKSLTLWTDWLKKGYAPNSVINNTQTTSWQEFATGDYAFGENGTWQLGNVKKAGIDYGILTIPGADGSAAPAPTGGEFMTIPVQKDTARYATSKKIAECLTSTKSFVKTDTTLSYIAPTEAAQKEQVAANPELQPWVDAVAAAKGRTSDNLGTNYPKISKELWTAVQNALSGSQSPEDALKAAQTAAATATK from the coding sequence ATGCACGATTCAAGGAGGAATACTGTGATCACCAAGAAGACCTCGCGCCTCGTCGGCGCGGCGGTCGTCGCCGTCGCGGTCGTCGCCGGCGTCGCCGCCTGCTCCGGCTCCGGGTCCGGATCCGGCAGCAGTGCCGGCGGGACCTACACGTTCTGGGACCCGTACCCGCAGTTCGACGCGTCCGCCGACTGGACGAAGCTCGTCGAGCAGTGCGGCACGGACGCCGGCGTCACCATCAAGCGCACCGGCTACGACACCAGCGACCTGACCAACAAGGCGCTCCTCGCCGGTCAGCAGGGCAACTCGCCCGACCTGCTCCTGGTCGACAACCCCGTGGTGTCGACGCTCGCGGACGCGGGGATCCTGACCAGCACGGCCGAGAACAAGCTCGACACGTCCGAGATCCAGAAGAACATCCTGGCCGCCGGACAGTTGGACGGGAAGACCTACGGCGTCCCGATCGGCGCGAACACCCTGGCGCTGTACTACAACAAGGCCGTGCTGAACGCCGCCGGCGTCGACATCGCGACGGTGAAGGACTGGAGCTCGCTCACCGACGCCCTCGCGAAGGTCACGGCGGCGGGCAAGAAGGGCATCACCTTCTCGGCCATCGGCACCGAGGAGGGCAGCTTCCAGTTCCTCCCCTGGTTCTGGGGCTCCGGCGCGGACCTCAAGAAGCTCGACTCGGACGACGCCGTGAAGTCGCTCACGCTGTGGACCGACTGGCTGAAGAAGGGCTACGCGCCCAACTCGGTCATCAACAACACGCAGACGACCTCGTGGCAGGAGTTCGCCACCGGTGACTACGCCTTCGGCGAGAACGGCACCTGGCAGCTCGGGAACGTGAAGAAGGCCGGCATCGACTACGGCATCCTCACGATCCCCGGCGCGGACGGCAGCGCCGCCCCGGCCCCGACCGGCGGCGAGTTCATGACCATCCCGGTGCAGAAGGACACGGCGCGCTACGCCACCTCCAAGAAGATCGCCGAGTGCCTGACCAGCACCAAGAGCTTCGTGAAGACCGACACCACGCTCTCCTACATCGCCCCGACCGAGGCGGCGCAGAAGGAGCAGGTCGCGGCCAACCCGGAGCTGCAGCCCTGGGTGGACGCGGTGGCCGCAGCCAAGGGACGCACCAGCGACAACCTGGGCACGAACTACCCGAAGATCTCGAAGGAGCTGTGGACCGCCGTGCAGAACGCGCTCAGCGGGTCGCAGTCTCCGGAGGACGCGCTGAAGGCCGCGCAGACGGCCGCTGCAACCGCCACCAAGTAA
- a CDS encoding ABC transporter permease codes for MTTTQTASRSTAGRAGGTARAAVSSVPRRPRRRGQWAAWAFLAPVVIYLVVFYAYPLYRNVELSVRDYTVRSFVMGDAPFVGLDNYVKVLQDPTFGPAFWHTAVFTLVSIAFQFTIGLALAVFFHQNFRLSGTLRALFLVPWLLPLIVSASTWSWMLNSDSGVVNAALEAFGLPGINWLTSPDWALTSVIIANIWIGIPFNLVILYSGLQNIPSELYEAAAIDGANGWQRFWRVTFPLLRPVSAITLLLGLVYTLKVFDIIWIMTRGGPGTASTTFATWSYQLGFASTLPDFSPAAAVGNLLIILALVFGFVYIYTQRKQDIA; via the coding sequence ATGACAACTACTCAGACAGCGTCGCGCAGCACCGCCGGGCGCGCGGGCGGGACGGCTCGGGCAGCCGTCTCGTCCGTGCCCCGGCGGCCCCGCCGCCGCGGCCAGTGGGCCGCCTGGGCGTTCCTGGCGCCCGTGGTGATCTACCTGGTCGTCTTCTACGCCTACCCGCTCTACCGCAACGTCGAGCTCAGCGTCCGCGACTACACCGTCCGCTCCTTCGTCATGGGGGATGCGCCCTTCGTCGGGCTCGACAACTACGTGAAGGTGCTGCAGGACCCGACCTTCGGGCCGGCGTTCTGGCACACCGCCGTCTTCACCCTCGTCTCGATCGCGTTCCAGTTCACGATCGGGCTGGCGCTGGCGGTCTTCTTCCACCAGAACTTCCGGCTATCGGGCACCCTTCGCGCGCTGTTCCTGGTGCCGTGGCTACTGCCGCTCATCGTGTCCGCGTCCACCTGGTCGTGGATGCTGAACAGCGACTCCGGCGTCGTCAACGCGGCGCTCGAGGCCTTCGGCCTGCCCGGCATCAACTGGCTGACCTCGCCGGACTGGGCGCTCACGAGCGTCATCATCGCCAACATCTGGATCGGCATCCCGTTCAACCTGGTGATCCTCTACTCGGGGCTCCAGAACATCCCGTCGGAGCTGTACGAAGCGGCCGCCATCGACGGCGCGAACGGGTGGCAGCGCTTCTGGCGGGTCACGTTCCCGCTGCTGCGGCCGGTGTCGGCGATCACCCTCCTGCTCGGGCTCGTCTACACGCTCAAGGTGTTCGACATCATCTGGATCATGACCCGCGGAGGGCCCGGAACCGCCTCGACGACCTTCGCCACCTGGTCGTACCAGCTGGGCTTCGCGTCCACGCTCCCGGACTTCAGCCCGGCGGCCGCGGTGGGCAACCTGCTCATCATCCTGGCGCTCGTCTTCGGCTTCGTCTACATCTACACACAGAGGAAGCAGGACATCGCATGA
- a CDS encoding glycogen debranching protein, whose product MAATDIALDLRELPFSLRGSWLDLSPVIGTHQTAADVHLVSHVTGMHPVLRLVPEAGDDVRVTASASRVAWTGGNGRVEAVFESTSALRFRGSGLGMRFAASDELTPFTGGYLFTDPVDGAIVLTSYETGRRYRFTVLSGRAEVVGDGELGAADREVVFTASDWEVRVSETETAQATPVPALGFDDLVELRRGEFARYAEAVAGPGAAPTAVKAAYVLWSATVEPAGFVGREAVLMSKHWMDKVWSWDHCFNALALAPLDTGAALDQFLLPFDHQDASGALPDSMTHSEVLYNFVKPPIHGWAFARLRERLASPLDPDALRTVYARLAVWTRFWLDSRRAPGHALPYYQHGNDSGWDNATLFDRARVVESPDLAAFLILQLDALAALARELGESPDEWDDDRIVVERALYDQLWTVDGFVARGVSDGEPSTATSLLASLPIVLGEWLPADIADRLATSIEHRLTEWGPATEPPDSPLYEPDGYWRGPVWAPSTYLIVDGLRRAGRSALADRVARAFLAACERSGFAENFDALTGEGLRDRAYTWTAAVYLLLASGDRPSGER is encoded by the coding sequence ATGGCGGCGACCGATATCGCCCTCGACCTGCGCGAACTGCCGTTCTCGCTGCGCGGATCGTGGCTCGACCTCTCGCCGGTGATCGGGACGCATCAGACGGCTGCCGACGTGCACCTCGTGTCGCACGTGACGGGGATGCACCCGGTGCTGCGGCTGGTGCCGGAGGCCGGTGACGACGTGCGCGTCACCGCGTCGGCATCCCGCGTCGCCTGGACCGGGGGAAACGGCCGGGTGGAGGCGGTCTTCGAGAGCACGAGCGCGTTGCGCTTCCGCGGCAGCGGGCTCGGGATGCGGTTCGCCGCCTCCGACGAACTGACACCGTTCACGGGCGGCTACCTCTTCACGGACCCTGTCGACGGCGCGATCGTGCTGACCAGCTACGAGACGGGACGCCGCTACCGGTTCACCGTGCTGAGCGGGCGGGCGGAGGTCGTCGGCGACGGGGAGCTCGGAGCGGCGGACCGTGAGGTGGTCTTCACGGCGTCCGACTGGGAGGTGCGGGTCTCCGAGACGGAGACCGCGCAGGCGACCCCGGTGCCCGCGCTGGGGTTCGACGACCTCGTCGAGCTCCGCCGCGGCGAGTTCGCCCGCTACGCCGAGGCCGTCGCCGGACCCGGTGCGGCGCCCACGGCGGTCAAGGCCGCCTATGTGCTGTGGTCGGCGACCGTCGAGCCTGCGGGCTTCGTCGGCCGCGAGGCGGTGCTGATGTCGAAGCACTGGATGGACAAGGTGTGGTCGTGGGACCACTGCTTCAACGCCCTCGCGCTCGCCCCGCTGGACACGGGGGCCGCGCTCGACCAGTTCCTGCTGCCGTTCGACCACCAGGACGCGTCGGGCGCGCTCCCGGATTCGATGACGCATTCGGAAGTGCTCTACAACTTCGTCAAGCCGCCGATCCACGGGTGGGCGTTCGCCCGGCTGCGGGAGCGGCTTGCATCCCCGCTCGATCCGGACGCCCTGCGAACGGTCTACGCACGGCTGGCCGTGTGGACGCGGTTCTGGCTGGACAGCCGCCGCGCTCCCGGTCACGCGCTCCCGTACTACCAGCACGGCAACGACAGCGGGTGGGACAACGCCACGCTGTTCGACCGCGCGCGGGTCGTCGAGTCGCCGGATCTCGCGGCGTTCCTCATCCTTCAGCTGGACGCGCTCGCCGCTCTCGCCCGGGAACTCGGCGAGTCGCCGGACGAGTGGGACGACGACCGGATCGTGGTCGAGCGGGCTCTGTACGACCAGCTCTGGACCGTCGACGGCTTCGTCGCCCGCGGGGTCTCGGACGGCGAGCCGTCGACCGCCACGAGCCTGCTCGCCTCCCTCCCGATCGTGCTCGGGGAATGGCTGCCCGCCGACATCGCAGACCGCCTCGCCACGTCGATCGAGCACCGGCTGACGGAGTGGGGTCCCGCCACCGAGCCCCCGGACTCCCCGCTGTACGAGCCCGACGGCTACTGGCGCGGACCGGTGTGGGCGCCCTCCACCTACCTGATCGTGGACGGGCTGCGCCGGGCGGGACGCTCGGCACTGGCCGATCGCGTCGCGCGGGCGTTCCTCGCGGCCTGCGAGCGCTCCGGCTTCGCCGAGAACTTCGACGCGCTCACCGGAGAGGGCCTGCGCGACCGCGCGTACACCTGGACGGCGGCCGTCTACCTGCTCCTCGCCTCCGGCGACCGACCCTCGGGAGAGAGATGA